The Caulobacter sp. FWC2 region CCACCGCCCCGCTTTGCGGGGGCGGACGTGACTAGAAATGTCTGACATTTCACACTACCTATCAGCGACCGCCGCTCACGGATCGCCCATGGCCTCGCCTTCGCTCAACGCCGCTCGCACCCTGGTGCTGGACGTCGCCAACTCCTCGGGACTCGAGGATTGGTCGCCGGACCTGCAGAAGACCAAGGTCTATGAGCGGATCCTGCTGGACCTGATCCTGGGCGCGCTGCCGGCCGGATCGCGGCTGGACGAGCAGTCGCTGGCCGCGCACTACGACACCGGCCTGGCCGGGGTGCGCGACGCTCTTGGCCGCCTGGCCCTGGAGGGTCTGGTGATCCGCCGGGCCCGCTCGGGCACCACAGTCGCGCCGCTGGACCTGGTCGAGCTGCGCCAGGGAGATGAGGCCCGGGTGCTGATCGAGCCGCACTGCGCCAGCTTGGCCGCCAAGCACGCCTCCAAGGCCGAGGCCCAGGCGATGTACGAGGTTTTCGCCGAGGGCGAGGCGGCCGCCAGGACCTGCGACCTGCCGGCGCTGGTGGCCATGGACCTGCGTTTCCACGCTTTGGTCGCCCGCGCCTCTGGCAACCTGGCCCTGGCCCGGATCCTGATCCCGCTGCAGCACAA contains the following coding sequences:
- a CDS encoding GntR family transcriptional regulator; amino-acid sequence: MASPSLNAARTLVLDVANSSGLEDWSPDLQKTKVYERILLDLILGALPAGSRLDEQSLAAHYDTGLAGVRDALGRLALEGLVIRRARSGTTVAPLDLVELRQGDEARVLIEPHCASLAAKHASKAEAQAMYEVFAEGEAAARTCDLPALVAMDLRFHALVARASGNLALARILIPLQHKAARFWVFSFNGATEQELLDEIEEHRLVARVIAGGDAEASRNAMLRILNVQPEAQTRPHVGAA